In Papaver somniferum cultivar HN1 chromosome 1, ASM357369v1, whole genome shotgun sequence, a genomic segment contains:
- the LOC113297623 gene encoding nucleolin 2-like: MGKLSNRSEVVAAVSHAFVNSGQGNNNKDANKRDAEGKEIAQKLNLKKMKKFYEPENRDCSLKALHDISYDEFITQTWIGEDSSAKPGKRTAASKTLIASNLPVSIDKAHVIHFFKQVGDDIVDVRFYFYKGKDGKLRISFALVEFATEEAANKAIKFQRLDLLGYDIRLSRQLEDATGAASKRLVMKGLPYFSEKSDVIKFFKQAGEIVDVRFSYNEDGEFSGSGHIEFATEEGEKKAEKLNGLELLGSPVYLRREAKGTGASRTLCPYSFPLVNLM, translated from the coding sequence ATGGGTAAACTCAGCAATAGATCAGAGGTTGTTGCAGCTGTTTCACATGCCTTTGTTAATTCAGGACAAGGTAACAACAACAAGGATGCTAACAAGAGGGATGCTGAGGGAAAAGAAATCGCGCAAAAGTTGAatctaaagaagatgaagaagttttaTGAGCCTGAAAACCGAGATTGTTCCCTAAAAGCGCTTCATGATATCTCTTATGATGAGTTTATAACACAAACCTGGATTGGTGAAGATTCTTCAGCCAAGCCAGGGAAAAGAACCGCAGCATCAAAAACACTTATAGCCAGCAACCTGCCAGTTTCCATTGATAAAGCTCATGTGATTCACTTCTTTAAACAGGTTGgggatgatattgttgatgtccGTTTCTATTTCTATAAAGGTAAGGATGGAAAGCTCAGGATTAGCTTTGCCCTTGTTGAGTTTGCAACTGAAGAAGCTGCAAACAAGGCAATAAAGTTTCAGCGCCTAGACCTTTTGGGCTACGACATTAGACTTTCCCGTCAACTGGAAGACGCTACTGGAGCAGCATCAAAAAGACTTGTCATGAAGGGCCTACCATATTTCAGTGAAAAATCTGATGTGATCAAGTTCTTTAAACAGGCCGGGGAAATTGTTGATGTGCGCTTCTCTTATAACGAGGATGGAGAGTTCAGCGGATCTGGCCACATTGAGTTTGCAACTGAAGAAGGTGAAAAGAAGGCAGAAAAGCTAAATGGGTTAGAGTTATTGGGCAGTCCTGTTTATCTTCGCCGTGAAGCCAAAGGCACTGGAGCATCAAGAACACTTTGTCCGTACAGCTTTCCATTAGTAAATCTCATGTGA
- the LOC113284623 gene encoding deoxyhypusine hydroxylase-like codes for MAFESSQETEKFLCERLLDQNQPISERFRALFSLRNLRGPGPRQTLVLATRDSSNLLAHEAAFALGQIQDAEAVPALKEVLEDFSLDPIVRHEAAEALGAIGLEANIPLLEKSLRSDPAPEVRETCELALSRIEERKRTNLNVKTSDEPASPFLSVDPAAPASSSSSVDQLREVLLNEEKSMYERYAALFALRNHGGEGAVTAIIDSLGAGSALLRHEVAYVLGQLQNKAACDALAVILEDVNEHPMVRHEAAEALGSIADDRSVELLEKFVKDPEPLVSQSCEVALSMLEFERSGKSFEYLFMKVPQVDAV; via the exons ATGGCGTTTGAATCATCTCAGGAAACAGAGAAGTTTCTGTGCGAACGATTACTAGATCAAAACCAACCAATTTCTGAGCGTTTTAGAGCTCTCTTCTCTCTTCGCAATCTCCGTGGCCCTGGACCTCGTCAAACACTTGTTCTAG CAACGAGAGATTCTTCAAATTTGCTTGCTCATGAAGCAGCATTTGCACTAGGTCAAATTCAAGATGCAGAAGCAGTTCCTGCTTTAAAGGAGGTTCTTGAGGATTTTTCTTTGGATCCTATTGTTCGTCACGAG GCGGCAGAAGCACTTGGAGCAATTGGCTTAGAGGCTAATATACCGCTTTTAGAAAAGAGTTTGAGGTCAGATCCTGCTCCAGAAGTGCGAGAAACATGTGAATTGGCTCTTAGCCGAATTGAGGAACGGAAGCGTACTAATCTGAATGTCAAAACATCCGATGAACCAGCATCACCTTTTCTTTCAGTTGATCCTGCGGCACCGGCTTCATCTAGCTCATCTGTAGATCAACTAAG GGAAGTTCTTCTTAATGAAGAGAAAAGTATGTATGAGCGATATGCAGCTCTTTTTGCACTTCGAAACCATGGAGGAGAAGGAGCTGTAACTGCTATTATTGATTCTTTGGGTGCTGGGAGTGCTCTCCTGCGGCATGAG GTTGCATATGTattaggtcaacttcaaaataaagCTGCTTGTGATGCTCTTGCCGTAATACTTGAGGATGTTAATGAGCATCCGATGGTCAGACATGAAGCTGCTGAAGCACTTGGTTCCATTGCAG ATGATCGAAGTGTAGAGCTTCTGGAAAAGTTTGTGAAGGATCCTGAACCTCTTGTTTCTCAAAGCTGCGAAGTTGCGCTCAgcatgctggagtttgaaagatCTGGAAAGTCCTTTGAG TATCTCTTCATGAAGGTACCTCAGGTGGACGCTGTGTAA